The Bombus fervidus isolate BK054 chromosome 8, iyBomFerv1, whole genome shotgun sequence genome window below encodes:
- the Fak gene encoding protein tyrosine kinase 2 Fak isoform X2, with protein sequence MLELVERKANGISWPSCRGQNLESLGKDPKGIFFLRRDRACPREKRWRRENGGLLCSLGQLRCNNSYTPDTVGTWKFHRVSRPSHEGMSTGVGDGAGGGGGVQGSGGGRNTPPHGSPTPMDKATLKVHLPNGGFNVVKFGDAIDVRGIISLVTSRLSVGTRHYRNLYAMRLHHPGSGESYWLHQDTTMYQVQEKYEKKHPHCEWRYELRVRYLPQNLNDLYEKDKVTFYYYYDQVRNDYLCANHAALDQDVAVQLCCLEIRYFFKDMPQVALDKKSNLEYLEREVGLHKFLPRSVLNGMKPKALRKLIQQHFKKVAALSELECMFKFFDLLRAHYRFDQERFICALGSSWSIPVELVIGPDLGISYMAHRGGTVPTRMAEFSQIQSIQTLVSDCKEHAKACIKLRVAGAAETLSITCSSLDQAESLADLIDGYCRLITGSNTSLWNRKDAHPPKYRQEGSNSPEKNVSKTGTILSEDYAEIVDEEGDYSTPATRDYEIVRNQVELGEIIGEGQFGNVHKGSYKGRDNQVIPVAVKTCKVDADLATSEKFLEEAYIMQQFEHPHIIRLIGVCSEAPIWLVMELAKLGEMRAYLQSNKHRLDLATLLLYTFQLSTALSYLESKKFVHRDIAARNVLVSAHNSVKLADFGLSRWVEDQSYYTASRCKLPIKWMAPESINFRRFTTSSDVWMFGVCMWEILMLGVKPFQGVKNNEVIRKLENGERLALPNHCPPRLYSLMSQCWSYEPSKRPTFKEIRETLHEILLEEKHQQQETMRRENRRVQAMSWGADDVPPPKPSRQPQNTTDQSQLTAAAPVSTYIVAQSPEVLAQLLKDNQTRGVCPSVYTTPASPFNTLAVQFQDEEQVLTTALVSDLPFFDSATSEPSASHDTHSGDSTLSDTNLDSLDSSDTPLMSSLNISDATQAQSPAANRKQQKVKEMQNLYAVSSKVVGSITGDLYSPVQKFTTSSAIPATTSVATCGEIYGPVANFTQSSAIVGNLSQSPSVSGNFGENPGNFGPSSLNSIIGLNNQNHSSNFGQFSANNTNQTFGVAQPVSQNSSCIQNPVTAVAYPRVSIVSSTSAAVPGSNTECLYGPVLKFRAQNIQNQNVSDLKPVNVPIGSAIPNPRSNLAHTSAPGQNLQAQPMHAQNYQHQQIYSNISHPGTQPMYMSQSQNVQNIQKQNPIHQPVSYIPTQHTIQQNQATGANPIYTAQTASVTVVQAQKIQGPVYLQQIQAGIASHVPSAQTMNMNQQLSFEIAQSHPVQMHFATSGVSVQPTSQQHMHPSTSNIVMGQQSTSVIATQHAPTQCNVSNLSVTMANATQYLPQPVMQAGIIRSSTPQIATGVAKITTFVNQKQDEQLTSSTDGTLSGSLISSAVSDSTMSSSSSMTEEAQQDQRTIQSQFDNITENFNSGIDDEQKLLEQRLLEQQRQSEEDSRWLAREEKRLSIATSGDESASPPIPRSVTQSPNHEQHSANTGSIGSDKSTEKVIVVKKMEPTPTADLDRTNDKVYDCTTSVVRAVMSLSQGVQQSKADQYLELVRKVGIELRALLSSVDVLMDILPTSAHREVEMAHKVLSKDMAELVTAMKQAQKYSATTLDAEYRKGMLSAAHILAMDAKNLLDVIDSIRIRYPYVEGQICQKQNHISTSQESMPESRIRSSQSGEHFLRRSQSSERQGTTFRQSQSGDLLHRMGQSVDRSLQGSQTDVSCSSSLERRHHIVTNSLERNSTTRKQMTTNSLERKRPSLSCNISPMNNSVNLPPMVPVTCNLVQTVGPVIHPSQTVTTGINQQSVFAPNNKTTNESATTDS encoded by the exons ATGCTGGAGCTGGTGGAACGCAAGGCCAACGGAATCTCGTGGCCGAGCTGCCGCGGCCAAAACTTGGAATCATTGGGCAAAGATCCTAAGGGAATTTTTTTTCTCCGGCGAGACAGAGCATGTCCTCGGGAGAAACGATGGAGAAGAGAGAACGGGGGTTTGCTATGCTCCCTGGGGCAATTGAGATGCAACAACTCCTACACACCTGACACCGTTGGCACGTGGAAATTTCACAGGGTGTCTCGTCCGAG cCATGAGGGGATGAGCACTGGCGTAGGAGATGGAGCTGGAGGCGGCGGTGGCGTGCAGGGAAGCGGCGGCGGAAGAAACACGCCGCCCCATGGATCGCCCACCCCCATGGACAAGGCGACTCTAAAGGTCCATCTGCCTAACG GTGGTTTCAACGTTGTTAAGTTCGGTGATGCGATCGATGTGAGGGGCATCATCTCTTTAGTAACTAGTCGATTATCAGTTGGAACTAGACACTATAGAAACCTTTACGCCATGAGACTGCATCACCCTGGATCGGGGGAGAGTTACTGGTTGCATCAAGACACAACTATGTATCAG GTTCAAGAGAAGTACGAGAAAAAACATCCTCACTGCGAATGGAGGTACGAACTGAGGGTACGATACTTGCCACAGAACCTGAATGATCTATATGAAAAGGATAAAGTGACTTTCTACTATTACTACGATCAG GTTCGAAACGATTATCTCTGCGCAAACCACGCAGCTCTTGATCAGGATGTGGCGGTACAACTATGTTGTCTTGAGATTCGCTACTTCTTCAAAGACATGCCACAGGTCGCGCTCGACAAGAAGAGCAATCTCGAGTACCTAGAGAGAGAG GTCGGTCTACACAAGTTCTTACCGCGGTCCGTGTTGAATGGAATGAAACCAAAGGCACTACGCAAGTTAATACAGCAGCATTTCAAAAAAGTTGCAGCATTGTCTGAGCTGGAATGCATGTTCAAATTCTTCGATCTCTTGCGCGCACATTACAGATTCGATCAGGAAAGATTTATATGCGCTTTGGGG TCCAGCTGGTCTATACCCGTAGAACTAGTCATTGGACCAGATTTAGGCATATCTTACATGGCTCACAGAGGAGGAACGGTG CCAACGAGAATGGCAGAGTTCTCTCAAATACAATCTATTCAAACACTGGTATCGGACTGTAAAGAACATGCAAAAGCGTGTATTAAATTAAGAGTAGCTGGAGCAGCAGAAACGCTTAGTATAACTTGCTCGAGTCTAGATCAAGCAGAAAGTCTTGCGGATTTAATCGATGGGTACTGTAGGCTAATTACTGGAAGCAATACCTCGTTATGGAACAGAAAAG ATGCTCATCCACCAAAGTATAGACAAGAGGGATCCAATAGTCCGGAAAAAAACGTAAGCAAAACGGGAACAATTTTATCAGAGGACTACGCAGAAATCGTGGACGAAGAAGGAGACTATTCAACGCCAGCTA ctAGAGATTATGAGATAGTCAGGAATCAAGTGGAACTAGGTGAAATCATTGGAGAGGGCCAGTTTGGCAATGTACATAAAGGTTCTTATAAAGGACGGGACAATCAAGTAATTCCTGTAGCGGTTAAAACCTGTAAAGTCGATGCAGATCTTGCAACTTCGGAAAAATTTCTCGAAGAAGCct aTATAATGCAACAATTCGAACATCCTCATATCATAAGACTAATAGGAGTATGTTCCGAAGCACCGATTTGGTTGGTGATGGAATTGGCCAAATTAGGGGAGATGCGAGCTTATCTACAATCGAACAAACACCGTTTGGACCTCGCTACTCTTCTACTTTACACCTTTCAATTGAGCACTGCCTTATCGTATCTTGAGAGCAAGAAATTTGTACACAg agATATTGCTGCAAGAAATGTACTAGTCTCTGCACACAATTCTGTAAAATTAGCAGACTTTGGTCTTAGTAGATGGGTGGAAGATCAAAGTTATTATACAGCGAGTAGATGTAAGTTACCTATTAAATGGATGGCACCGGAGAGTATTAATTTTCGAAGATTTACAACGTCGTCTGACGTTTGGATGTTTG GTGTATGCATGTGGGAAATTTTAATGTTAGGTGTAAAACCGTTCCAAGGTGTAAAGAATAACGAAGTGATTCGTAAATTAGAAAACGGAGAAAGACTTGCGTTACCGAATCATTGTCCTCCGCGATTATATTCATTGATGTCTCAGTGCTGGAGTTATGAACCCAGTAAACGTCCGACATTTAAAGAAATCAGAGAAACGTTACA tgaaattttattggaaGAAAAACATCAGCAACAAGAAACGATGAGACGAGAGAACAGAAGAGTGCAAGCTATGTCTTGGG GTGCAGACGATGTACCACCACCTAAACCTTCGAGGCAACCGCAAAACACGACGGATCAATCTCAGCTAACCGCTGCAGCGCCAGTTTCGACATATATCGTGGCGCAAAGCCCCGAGGTTCTTGCACAACTTCTCAAGGATAATCAAACTAGGGGGGTATGTCCCTCCGTCTACACAACACCCGCTTCGCCTTTTAATACCTTAGCCGTACAATTTCAAGACGAAGAGCAAGTCTTAACTACCGCCTTAGTTTCAGATCTACCCTTTTTCGATTCAGCCACCTCAGAACCTTCTGCCTCTCACGATACTCATTCAGGAGATTCCACTTTGTCCGACACTAATTTAGATTCCCTTGATTCCTCGGATACTCCTCTCATGTCGAGCCTTAATATTTCAGACGCGACACAAGCTCAGTCCCCCGCTGCCAATAGAAAGCAGCAGAAGGTTAAAGAGATGCAAAATTTGTACGCGGTTAGTTCAAAAGTCGTTGGTAGCATTACTGGAGATTTGTATTCTCCCGTGCAAAAATTCACAACATCCAGTGCTATTCCTGCTACAACTAGCGTAGCCACTTGTGGCGAAATATACGGGCCTGTCGCTAATTTCACGCAAAGTTCTGCCATCGTTGGTAATCTTAGTCAGAGCCCCAGCGTAAGTGGTAATTTTGGTGAAAATCCTGGTAACTTTGGGCCTAGTAGTTTAAACAGTATCATAGGATTGAACAATCAAAATCACTCGTCAAATTTTGGCCAATTTTCTGCTAATAACACGAATCAAACGTTCGGTGTTGCTCAACCGGTAAGCCAAAATTCTAGTTGCATACAAAATCCTGTCACTGCCGTCGCGTATCCTCGTGTATCGATCGTTAGTTCGACCAGTGCTGCTGTTCCTGGGTCAAATACGGAATGTTTGTACGGACCGGTACTGAAATTTCGAGCGCAAAATATTCAGAATCAAAATGTCTCTGATTTGAAACCCGTAAACGTACCGATTGGATCTGCCATACCAAACCCGAGAAGCAATTTAGCACACACTTCGGCTCCAGGACAAAATCTACAAGCACAGCCGATGCACGCCCAGAATTATCAGCATCAGCAAATCTATTCGAACATTAGCCATCCAGGAACGCAACCAATGTACATGTCACAGTCGCAGAACGTGCAAAACATCCAAAAACAAAATCCCATTCATCAACCCGTTTCTTATATCCCGACACAACATACGATTCAGCAAAATCAAGCGACAGGTGCTAACCCAATTTACACGGCACAAACGGCTTCAGTTACGGTGGTGCAAGCTCAGAAGATTCAGGGCCCCGTATACCTACAACAAATTCAAGCTGGGATTGCGAGTCACGTACCGAGCGCTCAAACAATGAACATGAATCAGCAATTGTCTTTTGAAATAGCACAAAGTCATCCCGTTCAAATGCATTTCGCCACATCAGGTGTCTCAGTTCAACCCACTAGCCAGCAACACATGCATCCAAGCACATCTAACATTGTAATGGGGCAACAATCGACTTCTGTTATCGCCACGCAGCATGCTCCGACACAATGCAACGTATCAAATCTGTCAGTAACCATGGCGAACGCAACACAGTATTTACCACAACCAGTGATGCAGGCGGGAATCATAAGATCAAGCACTCCTCAGATAGCAACTGGTGTTGCAAAAATTACTACATTCGTAAACCAAAAACAAGACGAACAACTGACAAGCTCGACAGATGGTACACTCTCTGGATCACTGATATCTTCCGCTGTTAGTGATAGCACAATGTCATCGAGCAGCTCGATGACAGAGGAGGCACAGCAAGATCAG aGAACCATACAATCACAGTTCGATAACATTACAGAAAATTTCAACAGTGGAATTGACGatgaacaaaaattattagaacAACGACTTTTGGAACAACAACGCCAGTCGGAAGAAGATAGTCGTTGGTTGGCAAGGGAAGAG AAACGTCTGTCCATTGCGACAAGTGGAGACGAAAGCGCGAGTCCACCAATTCCCCGTTCAGTTACGCAATCACCAAATCATGAACAACATAGCGCTAATACCGGTTCTATAGGTTCCGATAAAAGTACCGAAAAAGTAATTGTGGTGAag aaaatggAACCAACACCAACTGCTGATCTAGATAGAACGAACGATAAAGTATATGATTGTACCACCAGTGTAGTTCGTGCTGTGATGTCTTTATCTCAAG GTGTCCAACAAAGCAAAGCTGACCAATATTTGGAATTAGTACGTAAAGTGGGTATCGAATTGAGGGCCTTACTTTCATCTGTAGATGTTCTGATGGACATATTACCTACATCTGCTCATCGAGAAGTAGAAATGGCGCATAAAGTTCTTAGTAAGGATATGGCAGAACTTGTAACTGCTATGAAGCAAGCTCAGAAATACAGTGCTACTACTTTGGATGCAGAATATCGAAA AGGAATGCTATCAGCAGCACATATTTTAGCAATGGACGCAAAAAATCTTTTAGATGTAATCGATTCGATACGCATTCGATATCCATACGTAGAAGGCCAAATTTGCCAAAAGCAAAATCATATTAGTACTTCACAAGAATCAATGCCAGAAAGTCGTATTCGTTCCAGTCAATCTGGAGAACATTTCTTAAGGAGAAGTCAATCGAGTGAACGTCAAGGTACAACATTTAGACAGAGTCAAAGCGGTGATCTTCTACATAGAATGGGGCAATCCGTTGATCGTTCGTTGCAG GGTAGCCAAACTGATGTTAGCTGTAGTTCTAGTTTAGAAAGAAGGCATCATATCGTCACTAACAGTCTCGAACGTAATTCAACAACAAGGAAACAAATGACCACAAATAGcttagaaagaaaaagaccATCGTTATCTTGTAATATCAGCCCTATGAATAATTCGGTTAATCTGCCACCAATGGTACCAGTTACCTGTAATTTAGTCCAAACAGTCGGACCTGTCATTCATCCAAGTCAAACAGTTACAACAGGTATTAATCAACAATCAGTGTTTGCACCTAATAATAAAACGACAAATGAAAGTGCAACAACTGATAGCTAA
- the Fak gene encoding protein tyrosine kinase 2 Fak isoform X3 has protein sequence MMVERVEDHLFMYRRPVYRVFQYLETTDHEGMSTGVGDGAGGGGGVQGSGGGRNTPPHGSPTPMDKATLKVHLPNGGFNVVKFGDAIDVRGIISLVTSRLSVGTRHYRNLYAMRLHHPGSGESYWLHQDTTMYQVQEKYEKKHPHCEWRYELRVRYLPQNLNDLYEKDKVTFYYYYDQVRNDYLCANHAALDQDVAVQLCCLEIRYFFKDMPQVALDKKSNLEYLEREVGLHKFLPRSVLNGMKPKALRKLIQQHFKKVAALSELECMFKFFDLLRAHYRFDQERFICALGSSWSIPVELVIGPDLGISYMAHRGGTVPTRMAEFSQIQSIQTLVSDCKEHAKACIKLRVAGAAETLSITCSSLDQAESLADLIDGYCRLITGSNTSLWNRKAASWKNYPCPCKDAHPPKYRQEGSNSPEKNVSKTGTILSEDYAEIVDEEGDYSTPATRDYEIVRNQVELGEIIGEGQFGNVHKGSYKGRDNQVIPVAVKTCKVDADLATSEKFLEEAYIMQQFEHPHIIRLIGVCSEAPIWLVMELAKLGEMRAYLQSNKHRLDLATLLLYTFQLSTALSYLESKKFVHRDIAARNVLVSAHNSVKLADFGLSRWVEDQSYYTASRCKLPIKWMAPESINFRRFTTSSDVWMFGVCMWEILMLGVKPFQGVKNNEVIRKLENGERLALPNHCPPRLYSLMSQCWSYEPSKRPTFKEIRETLHEILLEEKHQQQETMRRENRRVQAMSWGADDVPPPKPSRQPQNTTDQSQLTAAAPVSTYIVAQSPEVLAQLLKDNQTRGVCPSVYTTPASPFNTLAVQFQDEEQVLTTALVSDLPFFDSATSEPSASHDTHSGDSTLSDTNLDSLDSSDTPLMSSLNISDATQAQSPAANRKQQKVKEMQNLYAVSSKVVGSITGDLYSPVQKFTTSSAIPATTSVATCGEIYGPVANFTQSSAIVGNLSQSPSVSGNFGENPGNFGPSSLNSIIGLNNQNHSSNFGQFSANNTNQTFGVAQPVSQNSSCIQNPVTAVAYPRVSIVSSTSAAVPGSNTECLYGPVLKFRAQNIQNQNVSDLKPVNVPIGSAIPNPRSNLAHTSAPGQNLQAQPMHAQNYQHQQIYSNISHPGTQPMYMSQSQNVQNIQKQNPIHQPVSYIPTQHTIQQNQATGANPIYTAQTASVTVVQAQKIQGPVYLQQIQAGIASHVPSAQTMNMNQQLSFEIAQSHPVQMHFATSGVSVQPTSQQHMHPSTSNIVMGQQSTSVIATQHAPTQCNVSNLSVTMANATQYLPQPVMQAGIIRSSTPQIATGVAKITTFVNQKQDEQLTSSTDGTLSGSLISSAVSDSTMSSSSSMTEEAQQDQRTIQSQFDNITENFNSGIDDEQKLLEQRLLEQQRQSEEDSRWLAREEKRLSIATSGDESASPPIPRSVTQSPNHEQHSANTGSIGSDKSTEKVIVVKKMEPTPTADLDRTNDKVYDCTTSVVRAVMSLSQGVQQSKADQYLELVRKVGIELRALLSSVDVLMDILPTSAHREVEMAHKVLSKDMAELVTAMKQAQKYSATTLDAEYRKGMLSAAHILAMDAKNLLDVIDSIRIRYPYVEGQICQKQNHISTSQESMPESRIRSSQSGEHFLRRSQSSERQGTTFRQSQSGDLLHRMGQSVDRSLQGSQTDVSCSSSLERRHHIVTNSLERNSTTRKQMTTNSLERKRPSLSCNISPMNNSVNLPPMVPVTCNLVQTVGPVIHPSQTVTTGINQQSVFAPNNKTTNESATTDS, from the exons ATGATGGTGGAGCGTGTCGAGGACCATCTCTTCATGTATCGACGTCCCGTTTACCGAGTCTTCCAGTACCTCGAAACCACCGA cCATGAGGGGATGAGCACTGGCGTAGGAGATGGAGCTGGAGGCGGCGGTGGCGTGCAGGGAAGCGGCGGCGGAAGAAACACGCCGCCCCATGGATCGCCCACCCCCATGGACAAGGCGACTCTAAAGGTCCATCTGCCTAACG GTGGTTTCAACGTTGTTAAGTTCGGTGATGCGATCGATGTGAGGGGCATCATCTCTTTAGTAACTAGTCGATTATCAGTTGGAACTAGACACTATAGAAACCTTTACGCCATGAGACTGCATCACCCTGGATCGGGGGAGAGTTACTGGTTGCATCAAGACACAACTATGTATCAG GTTCAAGAGAAGTACGAGAAAAAACATCCTCACTGCGAATGGAGGTACGAACTGAGGGTACGATACTTGCCACAGAACCTGAATGATCTATATGAAAAGGATAAAGTGACTTTCTACTATTACTACGATCAG GTTCGAAACGATTATCTCTGCGCAAACCACGCAGCTCTTGATCAGGATGTGGCGGTACAACTATGTTGTCTTGAGATTCGCTACTTCTTCAAAGACATGCCACAGGTCGCGCTCGACAAGAAGAGCAATCTCGAGTACCTAGAGAGAGAG GTCGGTCTACACAAGTTCTTACCGCGGTCCGTGTTGAATGGAATGAAACCAAAGGCACTACGCAAGTTAATACAGCAGCATTTCAAAAAAGTTGCAGCATTGTCTGAGCTGGAATGCATGTTCAAATTCTTCGATCTCTTGCGCGCACATTACAGATTCGATCAGGAAAGATTTATATGCGCTTTGGGG TCCAGCTGGTCTATACCCGTAGAACTAGTCATTGGACCAGATTTAGGCATATCTTACATGGCTCACAGAGGAGGAACGGTG CCAACGAGAATGGCAGAGTTCTCTCAAATACAATCTATTCAAACACTGGTATCGGACTGTAAAGAACATGCAAAAGCGTGTATTAAATTAAGAGTAGCTGGAGCAGCAGAAACGCTTAGTATAACTTGCTCGAGTCTAGATCAAGCAGAAAGTCTTGCGGATTTAATCGATGGGTACTGTAGGCTAATTACTGGAAGCAATACCTCGTTATGGAACAGAAAAG CTGCATCGTGGAAAAACTATCCCTGTCCATGCAAAG ATGCTCATCCACCAAAGTATAGACAAGAGGGATCCAATAGTCCGGAAAAAAACGTAAGCAAAACGGGAACAATTTTATCAGAGGACTACGCAGAAATCGTGGACGAAGAAGGAGACTATTCAACGCCAGCTA ctAGAGATTATGAGATAGTCAGGAATCAAGTGGAACTAGGTGAAATCATTGGAGAGGGCCAGTTTGGCAATGTACATAAAGGTTCTTATAAAGGACGGGACAATCAAGTAATTCCTGTAGCGGTTAAAACCTGTAAAGTCGATGCAGATCTTGCAACTTCGGAAAAATTTCTCGAAGAAGCct aTATAATGCAACAATTCGAACATCCTCATATCATAAGACTAATAGGAGTATGTTCCGAAGCACCGATTTGGTTGGTGATGGAATTGGCCAAATTAGGGGAGATGCGAGCTTATCTACAATCGAACAAACACCGTTTGGACCTCGCTACTCTTCTACTTTACACCTTTCAATTGAGCACTGCCTTATCGTATCTTGAGAGCAAGAAATTTGTACACAg agATATTGCTGCAAGAAATGTACTAGTCTCTGCACACAATTCTGTAAAATTAGCAGACTTTGGTCTTAGTAGATGGGTGGAAGATCAAAGTTATTATACAGCGAGTAGATGTAAGTTACCTATTAAATGGATGGCACCGGAGAGTATTAATTTTCGAAGATTTACAACGTCGTCTGACGTTTGGATGTTTG GTGTATGCATGTGGGAAATTTTAATGTTAGGTGTAAAACCGTTCCAAGGTGTAAAGAATAACGAAGTGATTCGTAAATTAGAAAACGGAGAAAGACTTGCGTTACCGAATCATTGTCCTCCGCGATTATATTCATTGATGTCTCAGTGCTGGAGTTATGAACCCAGTAAACGTCCGACATTTAAAGAAATCAGAGAAACGTTACA tgaaattttattggaaGAAAAACATCAGCAACAAGAAACGATGAGACGAGAGAACAGAAGAGTGCAAGCTATGTCTTGGG GTGCAGACGATGTACCACCACCTAAACCTTCGAGGCAACCGCAAAACACGACGGATCAATCTCAGCTAACCGCTGCAGCGCCAGTTTCGACATATATCGTGGCGCAAAGCCCCGAGGTTCTTGCACAACTTCTCAAGGATAATCAAACTAGGGGGGTATGTCCCTCCGTCTACACAACACCCGCTTCGCCTTTTAATACCTTAGCCGTACAATTTCAAGACGAAGAGCAAGTCTTAACTACCGCCTTAGTTTCAGATCTACCCTTTTTCGATTCAGCCACCTCAGAACCTTCTGCCTCTCACGATACTCATTCAGGAGATTCCACTTTGTCCGACACTAATTTAGATTCCCTTGATTCCTCGGATACTCCTCTCATGTCGAGCCTTAATATTTCAGACGCGACACAAGCTCAGTCCCCCGCTGCCAATAGAAAGCAGCAGAAGGTTAAAGAGATGCAAAATTTGTACGCGGTTAGTTCAAAAGTCGTTGGTAGCATTACTGGAGATTTGTATTCTCCCGTGCAAAAATTCACAACATCCAGTGCTATTCCTGCTACAACTAGCGTAGCCACTTGTGGCGAAATATACGGGCCTGTCGCTAATTTCACGCAAAGTTCTGCCATCGTTGGTAATCTTAGTCAGAGCCCCAGCGTAAGTGGTAATTTTGGTGAAAATCCTGGTAACTTTGGGCCTAGTAGTTTAAACAGTATCATAGGATTGAACAATCAAAATCACTCGTCAAATTTTGGCCAATTTTCTGCTAATAACACGAATCAAACGTTCGGTGTTGCTCAACCGGTAAGCCAAAATTCTAGTTGCATACAAAATCCTGTCACTGCCGTCGCGTATCCTCGTGTATCGATCGTTAGTTCGACCAGTGCTGCTGTTCCTGGGTCAAATACGGAATGTTTGTACGGACCGGTACTGAAATTTCGAGCGCAAAATATTCAGAATCAAAATGTCTCTGATTTGAAACCCGTAAACGTACCGATTGGATCTGCCATACCAAACCCGAGAAGCAATTTAGCACACACTTCGGCTCCAGGACAAAATCTACAAGCACAGCCGATGCACGCCCAGAATTATCAGCATCAGCAAATCTATTCGAACATTAGCCATCCAGGAACGCAACCAATGTACATGTCACAGTCGCAGAACGTGCAAAACATCCAAAAACAAAATCCCATTCATCAACCCGTTTCTTATATCCCGACACAACATACGATTCAGCAAAATCAAGCGACAGGTGCTAACCCAATTTACACGGCACAAACGGCTTCAGTTACGGTGGTGCAAGCTCAGAAGATTCAGGGCCCCGTATACCTACAACAAATTCAAGCTGGGATTGCGAGTCACGTACCGAGCGCTCAAACAATGAACATGAATCAGCAATTGTCTTTTGAAATAGCACAAAGTCATCCCGTTCAAATGCATTTCGCCACATCAGGTGTCTCAGTTCAACCCACTAGCCAGCAACACATGCATCCAAGCACATCTAACATTGTAATGGGGCAACAATCGACTTCTGTTATCGCCACGCAGCATGCTCCGACACAATGCAACGTATCAAATCTGTCAGTAACCATGGCGAACGCAACACAGTATTTACCACAACCAGTGATGCAGGCGGGAATCATAAGATCAAGCACTCCTCAGATAGCAACTGGTGTTGCAAAAATTACTACATTCGTAAACCAAAAACAAGACGAACAACTGACAAGCTCGACAGATGGTACACTCTCTGGATCACTGATATCTTCCGCTGTTAGTGATAGCACAATGTCATCGAGCAGCTCGATGACAGAGGAGGCACAGCAAGATCAG aGAACCATACAATCACAGTTCGATAACATTACAGAAAATTTCAACAGTGGAATTGACGatgaacaaaaattattagaacAACGACTTTTGGAACAACAACGCCAGTCGGAAGAAGATAGTCGTTGGTTGGCAAGGGAAGAG AAACGTCTGTCCATTGCGACAAGTGGAGACGAAAGCGCGAGTCCACCAATTCCCCGTTCAGTTACGCAATCACCAAATCATGAACAACATAGCGCTAATACCGGTTCTATAGGTTCCGATAAAAGTACCGAAAAAGTAATTGTGGTGAag aaaatggAACCAACACCAACTGCTGATCTAGATAGAACGAACGATAAAGTATATGATTGTACCACCAGTGTAGTTCGTGCTGTGATGTCTTTATCTCAAG GTGTCCAACAAAGCAAAGCTGACCAATATTTGGAATTAGTACGTAAAGTGGGTATCGAATTGAGGGCCTTACTTTCATCTGTAGATGTTCTGATGGACATATTACCTACATCTGCTCATCGAGAAGTAGAAATGGCGCATAAAGTTCTTAGTAAGGATATGGCAGAACTTGTAACTGCTATGAAGCAAGCTCAGAAATACAGTGCTACTACTTTGGATGCAGAATATCGAAA AGGAATGCTATCAGCAGCACATATTTTAGCAATGGACGCAAAAAATCTTTTAGATGTAATCGATTCGATACGCATTCGATATCCATACGTAGAAGGCCAAATTTGCCAAAAGCAAAATCATATTAGTACTTCACAAGAATCAATGCCAGAAAGTCGTATTCGTTCCAGTCAATCTGGAGAACATTTCTTAAGGAGAAGTCAATCGAGTGAACGTCAAGGTACAACATTTAGACAGAGTCAAAGCGGTGATCTTCTACATAGAATGGGGCAATCCGTTGATCGTTCGTTGCAG GGTAGCCAAACTGATGTTAGCTGTAGTTCTAGTTTAGAAAGAAGGCATCATATCGTCACTAACAGTCTCGAACGTAATTCAACAACAAGGAAACAAATGACCACAAATAGcttagaaagaaaaagaccATCGTTATCTTGTAATATCAGCCCTATGAATAATTCGGTTAATCTGCCACCAATGGTACCAGTTACCTGTAATTTAGTCCAAACAGTCGGACCTGTCATTCATCCAAGTCAAACAGTTACAACAGGTATTAATCAACAATCAGTGTTTGCACCTAATAATAAAACGACAAATGAAAGTGCAACAACTGATAGCTAA